GCGCGCGAGCGTCGAGGACGAGCTGGTCGACGCGCGTCTGCGCTGCGGGGAGCATGCCGATGTCATCCCGGACGCCGAGCGCCTCGTGCGCGAGGACCCGCTGCGCGAGCGTCGATGGGGCCTGCTCGCCCTGGCGAACTACCGGGCCGACCGCCAGGCCGAGGCTATGGCGGTCCTGCGTGCCGCCCGGACGCGACTGTCGGAGGAGCTCGGCGTCGACCCGAGCCGGAGCCTCGTGGACCTCGAGACGGCGATCCTTCGCCATGACGTCGCGCTCGAAGCTCCCGCGCGTCCCGGCGGGGAGCTGGAGGATGCCGCGACGTCGCCGTGTCCGTGGCGCGGGCTCGCCGCCTACGACGAGGGCGACGAGGCGCTGTTCTTCGGGCGGGATGCCGATGTCCAGGCCGTCCTCGCCCGGTGCCGGCCGCGCTCCATCGTGACCATCGTGGGTCCGAGCGGGTGCGGCAAGTCCTCGCTGCTGCGCGCCGGGGTCGTTCCGCGGCTGCGCGAGCAGGGACGGACGGCGGGGATCATCACGCCCGGCGCCGCGACGGCCGAGGCGTTCGGGGACGGACTGTCGGTCATCGGCATCGATCAGGCGGAGGAACTGCTCGCGCTTTCGCCGGAGGAGCTGCGAGAGCTCGGCGCACGGGCGTCGGAGTGGGTGCAGAGCGGCGGATGCCTCATCCTCACGCTGCGGTCGGACGCCCTGGACCGCGCGACGGCGCTCCCCGGCGTCGGCGCGCCGCTCGGCCGGGGGGTCTACGCGCTGTCGCCTCTCGACACCGCGATGCTGCACGAGGCCGTCACCGGGCCCGCGGAGGCGGCTGGGCTGCGCCTCGAACCCGGACTGATCGATGTGATCCTGCGCGACGCGGGAGAGCGCCCGGGGATCCTGCCCGCGCTCTCGCACGCCCTCACGGCCACGTGGTCGCGGCGCGAGGGGGCGACGCTCACGCTCGACGGGTACGAAGCCTCCGGCGGCATCGCCGGAGCGATCGCGCAGTCCGCCGAGCAGGTGTACGCCGGCCTCACCCCCGCCGCGCGCGAGGTCTGCAGGTCGCTCATGATGCGCCTGATCGAGCGCACGCCCGAGGGCACGGTCGTGCGACGTCGCGTCCCGCTGGCGACCCTGACCTCGGACGGCGTTCGGCGCTCGGTCGTCGAGGGACTCGTCGCGGCGCGGCTCGTCACGGTGGACGGCGACGCGGCGATGGTCGCCCACGAGGCCGTCGGCCGCACGTGGCCGCGGCTGGACGGGTGGCTCACCGAAGACGCGGCCAATGCGCGGATGCTGCGACAGGTCGAAGAGGCCGCGGCGGTGTGGAACTCCGCCGGTCGCGCCGACGAGGATCTGCTTCGGGGCGCACGCCTGCACGCGGCGCTCGAATGGCGCGAGGACTCGTGGCCCGACCTGACCGAGGTGGAGACCGCGTTCCTCGATGCCGCCGCCGAGAGACAGCAGGACGAGGTGCGCGAGCTTGCCGCCCGCGCGAACCGCGAACGCGCGAACAACCGGCGCCTGCGGCTGTCGCTGGTCGCCGCCGCTGTACTCCTGATGGCGGCCCTCGTGGCGACAGGGATCGCCGCCCTCCGGGGCGCCGAGGCGCAGGCGTCCGCTCAGGATGCCCGCATCGAGGCCCTCGCGGCGACGTCGCTGCGCATCCGCGACAGCGACCGCGATGTCGCGGCGCTTCTGGCCGCGGAGCTGTACCGCCGGCACCCCGACGACCCACGGGCGCGCTCCGCGCTGCTGGGCAGCCTCACCGAGGCGGGCGGGCTCGTGCGGACGATCCGCTTCGACCCGGGTTCTCTCGTCACCGCACGACTCATCCCCGGCACGAGCACGGCGCTCGTGGTGACGGACGCGCCGCCCGGCACGGGAGACGGCGGCGACACCGAGACCGCCGTGGTGGACCTCGACACCGGCGCCGTGCTCGACGAACTGGACGTGCCGCTTCCCACGGTGGATTTCCGGATCTGGCGCGACATCTACATCAGCGAGGACGCCTCGACGGCGTTCATCCAGACGGGCACACTGCGGCCGGAGGGAACCTGCTGCGCGAACTACATGACGGCCATCGACCTGGACACCGGAGAGCTGAAGTTCGACACGGTGCTGCTCGACACCCGCACGGGGCAGAAGCCGGCGATCTCACCCGACGGGTCCCGCGCGTACTTCGCTCACTGGGTGACCGGCGCCCCCTCGTGGATCGATCTCACCACCGGCGAGGTCTTCGCCTCCCGCGATCACGACCCGGAGGAGTTCGAGAACATCCCGGGCCGCTATAACGGTCTCGCCCTGATCGATGGTCGGCTCTACATCGGCATGGAGGAGCACATCGCCGTCTACGATCCGGACTCGCTCCGGCTGGTAGACACGATCGACCTGCCCGATGCGCACCTGGCGGATATCCACATGATGGATGACGGCGCGGGCGGTCTCATCGCCGTCGGCGACGCGGGCGGCGTACGCATCGACCTCGCTACCTCCGACGTGCTGTGGCGTCAGTCGGGTTCCGCGATCCGCTGCGTGAGCGGTGCTGTCGTTGCACCCGTGAGCTTCCTCTGCGCGACCGGCATCGGACTCGTCAAGGAGCACGACCTCGCGACCGGCGAGGCGACGGGGCGCGTCTTCGACACCCTGTCCCAGGACAACTACACGGTCGATATCCTCCCCGGCGGCTCGGAGTTCGTGACGGTGGTCCCCTTCAATCCCCCGTCGCTGCAGAGGTGGCGGATCGACGATGCTCCCGCGATCACGCGACCGGTGGCCGCCGGGTACGACCTCACGGACGGCTTCGGGGCGTCCGGTTCGATGGCGATCATCCGCCCGAGGGGCGATGTCGTGATGGGTCTCCTGCCCGACGGCAACGTTCTCGAGGTCGACGAAGAGCTGGAGTACATGCAGCTGTGGGACCTCGAGGCAGACACACCTGTGGGCGATCCGTCCTATGCCCTGCTGTGGATGTCCGACACGGTGGTCGCACGCATCGACCGCGACGGCGCGTGGACCCTCGAGGACGTCTCCTCCGGCGATCGCTATCCGATCACCGCGCTCGGCGAAGCCGATGAGGCATGGCTCGCGCCGGGCGGACCGGGCGGCCACGCGTGGGCCATCACCTCGGACCGCCTGATCGCCTTCGATCCGGACACCGGCCTGCCGGCGGCCGACCCGATCGCGATCCCCTTCGATGGAGCGACCGAATACCTCTCGGTCAGCGAGGTCCCCGGCGCAGGACTCGTCCTGGCGACGTGGCGCAGCAGGACGGGCGGCGTAGACCGCACGGCCGTCTTCGACATCGAGACGGGCGAGGAGATCACCCGAGGGCTCGACCACGACAGCATCGCGATCGCCCTTCCCGACGGCACCGTCCTCAGCGCCAACGCGGAGCGCCTGCTGCGCAGCGACGCGGACCTGTCACCGCTCGAGGCGCTGGCCAAGGCGGGGACGGCACCCGCGCAGATGACCGTGAGCAGCGACGGCACGCTGCTGCTG
This region of Microbacterium thalassium genomic DNA includes:
- a CDS encoding BTAD domain-containing putative transcriptional regulator, whose protein sequence is MTVRVLGPLSVDGPELSPRERTVLAALIVRRGNVMTGAELADAAWGDDLPATWQQQVRNAVARIRSRLGTESVRTAGDGYTLGIDGDAIDAVRFERLVADGRRFGLEGTPDRAAAAFRRALDLWRGAPLPDVATWPPGQIEALRLREVRASVEDELVDARLRCGEHADVIPDAERLVREDPLRERRWGLLALANYRADRQAEAMAVLRAARTRLSEELGVDPSRSLVDLETAILRHDVALEAPARPGGELEDAATSPCPWRGLAAYDEGDEALFFGRDADVQAVLARCRPRSIVTIVGPSGCGKSSLLRAGVVPRLREQGRTAGIITPGAATAEAFGDGLSVIGIDQAEELLALSPEELRELGARASEWVQSGGCLILTLRSDALDRATALPGVGAPLGRGVYALSPLDTAMLHEAVTGPAEAAGLRLEPGLIDVILRDAGERPGILPALSHALTATWSRREGATLTLDGYEASGGIAGAIAQSAEQVYAGLTPAAREVCRSLMMRLIERTPEGTVVRRRVPLATLTSDGVRRSVVEGLVAARLVTVDGDAAMVAHEAVGRTWPRLDGWLTEDAANARMLRQVEEAAAVWNSAGRADEDLLRGARLHAALEWREDSWPDLTEVETAFLDAAAERQQDEVRELAARANRERANNRRLRLSLVAAAVLLMAALVATGIAALRGAEAQASAQDARIEALAATSLRIRDSDRDVAALLAAELYRRHPDDPRARSALLGSLTEAGGLVRTIRFDPGSLVTARLIPGTSTALVVTDAPPGTGDGGDTETAVVDLDTGAVLDELDVPLPTVDFRIWRDIYISEDASTAFIQTGTLRPEGTCCANYMTAIDLDTGELKFDTVLLDTRTGQKPAISPDGSRAYFAHWVTGAPSWIDLTTGEVFASRDHDPEEFENIPGRYNGLALIDGRLYIGMEEHIAVYDPDSLRLVDTIDLPDAHLADIHMMDDGAGGLIAVGDAGGVRIDLATSDVLWRQSGSAIRCVSGAVVAPVSFLCATGIGLVKEHDLATGEATGRVFDTLSQDNYTVDILPGGSEFVTVVPFNPPSLQRWRIDDAPAITRPVAAGYDLTDGFGASGSMAIIRPRGDVVMGLLPDGNVLEVDEELEYMQLWDLEADTPVGDPSYALLWMSDTVVARIDRDGAWTLEDVSSGDRYPITALGEADEAWLAPGGPGGHAWAITSDRLIAFDPDTGLPAADPIAIPFDGATEYLSVSEVPGAGLVLATWRSRTGGVDRTAVFDIETGEEITRGLDHDSIAIALPDGTVLSANAERLLRSDADLSPLEALAKAGTAPAQMTVSSDGTLLLIASIDQRLALYDLTDGHRLGDEIVGAFDPDNFWPVGYLRDDGRAMVTSSDDGLLVWDLSPDALRDAVCTMVSRELTDLEWSTYLGDERVAPTCPVAAELTAQE